GCGTCTTCCCGCGTATCGAGGCGGCCTGCGAATGGGCGGACGTGCTCAACGTGCTGCGGCTGCAGCTCGAGCGCATGCAGGGCGGGTACGTGCCCACGCTGCGCGAATACAACCGCGTCTTCGGCGTCACGCGCGAGCGCATCGAGCGGGTGCCGCGCCGGCTGCTGATCCTGCACCCCGGGCCCATGAATCGGGGCGTCGAAATCGACAGCGACGTCGCCGACGGGCCGCATTCCCTGATCCTCGATCAGGTCACCAACGGCGTGGCCGTCCGGATGGCGGTCCTCTATCTGTTGGCCGGGGGCGCGCCCGAGAAGGCGGAGGCCGCAAAGCATGGCGCCGCCGAGTAGAACCGTGCTCCTGCGGGGCGGGCGAGTGATCGACCCGTCGCAGGACCTCGACCGGCAGGCAGACGTGCTTCTGGCAGACGGCAAGGTGGCCCGCATTGCCGATAACATCACGCCGCCCGAGGGTGCCGAGGTCCGCCAGCTCCGCGGCCTCGTGGTTTGTCCCGGGCTCATTGACCTGCACGTCCACCTGCGCGAGCCCGGCGGCGAGCACAAGGAGACCATTGCCAGCGGCGCCCGTGCCGCCGCTGCCGGCGGGTTCGCGGCTGTCTGCGCCATGCCCAACACTGACCCGCCGGTGGACGACCCGGCCGCGGTCGGCTTCGTCGTCGCTGAGGGGGTGCGCGCCGGCGCCGCGCGCGTCTACCCCGTGGGCGCGATCTCCGTGGGGCAAAAAGGCGAGCACCTGACCGAGGTCGGGGAAATGGTGGATGCCGGCGCCATTGCCATATCCGATGACGGCTACCCGGTCGCCGACGCCGGGCTCATGCGGCTCGCTCTCGAGTATGCGCAGACCTTCGGTATCCCCGTCGCCAGCCATTGCGAGGACCGGAGCCTCTCCCGCGGCGGCGCCATGAACGAGGGCGCGGTCGCGACGCGGCTCGGCATCCTGGGCATCCCCGCCGCGGCGGAAGACGTCGTGATCGCCCGCGATCTGCTGCTCGCCGAGCTGACCGGCGGGCGGCTGCATATCCAGCACGTCTCGACGCGGCGCGGCGTCGAGATGATCCGCGAGGCGAAGCGCCGGGGCGTGCCCGTCACCGCCGAGGCGACGCCGCACCACTTCGCGCTGACCGAGGACGCGGTGGAAGGCTACCGCACCGAGATGAAAGTGAACCCGCCGCTGCGCGCCGCCGCGGATGTCGCGGCCGTGCGCGAGGGCCTTGCGGACGGCACGCTGGACGCCATCGCCACCGATCACGCGCCCCACCACTATGACGAGAAGGAGCAGGCCTTCGACGACGCACCATTCGGCGTGATCGGGCTCGAAACCGCCCTCGGCCTGGCCCTCACCGAGCTGGTGGGTAAGGGGATCCTGACCCTGCCCCAGCTCGTGGACCGCATGAGCTGCGCGCCCGCCCGCGCGTTCCGCCTGTCCGGCGGCACCCTGCGTGCCGGCGCGCCCGCCGATCTCACCGTCTTCGACCCCGCCGCCGAATGGACCGTCGTGCCCGAGCAGCTCCTGTCGCGCAGCCGTAACACCGCCTTCGCCGGGTGGAAGCTGCGCGGCCGCGCCCTGGTCACCATCGTGGACGGCCGCGTGATCTGGGACCAGCTCTCGGCCGGTGCCGCGGAAGAAGCGCACGCCCCGCGCTCGCCCAGGGCTCGAGCCGGCTGACTCGCGCCCCTCGCCCCCTGGCCCCCTCCCCGCGCCGCTCGCGGCGACTGCCGCCATGACGGGTGTTCTTTTTGGAAAACAAGCAATGCACCGCCTTGCTTGACTTGTCCCCACTCGCCTCACTACTTTCGCGCCCGCTTCTCGGCGAGGCCTTACGACCGGGCGCACGTGCTCCTTCAGCTTCG
This genomic stretch from Gemmatimonadota bacterium harbors:
- a CDS encoding dihydroorotase, whose translation is MAPPSRTVLLRGGRVIDPSQDLDRQADVLLADGKVARIADNITPPEGAEVRQLRGLVVCPGLIDLHVHLREPGGEHKETIASGARAAAAGGFAAVCAMPNTDPPVDDPAAVGFVVAEGVRAGAARVYPVGAISVGQKGEHLTEVGEMVDAGAIAISDDGYPVADAGLMRLALEYAQTFGIPVASHCEDRSLSRGGAMNEGAVATRLGILGIPAAAEDVVIARDLLLAELTGGRLHIQHVSTRRGVEMIREAKRRGVPVTAEATPHHFALTEDAVEGYRTEMKVNPPLRAAADVAAVREGLADGTLDAIATDHAPHHYDEKEQAFDDAPFGVIGLETALGLALTELVGKGILTLPQLVDRMSCAPARAFRLSGGTLRAGAPADLTVFDPAAEWTVVPEQLLSRSRNTAFAGWKLRGRALVTIVDGRVIWDQLSAGAAEEAHAPRSPRARAG